In the Natrinema sp. CBA1119 genome, TCTCTGTATCTCAAAGTATAGGGCCACACATCAAAAATCAATATCTGATCTCGTATCACCACTGTAGTTACTTATCTTCGATAATAGGACTGCATTCCGCGTTTGATTAGCCCTGCTAGCTGAGATAAATATACTTAGCTCGAATAATGGGTAGATTGAAGATCATCGCGTTTGATGGATGACGTATGAGCGATTCAGGAGATACTTCTCGAAAATCTGTCAAGACCTACGTCCCAGCCTACCAAAAATCGGAGTGGCAATCCCACGCCGACGATCTCGATATGAGTCAGAGCGAGTTCGTCCGAACGATGGTTCAGGCGGGACGAAAAGGGTTCGAAACCGGCTCTGCGGAACCCGATTCTCCGGACCCAGACCCTGGGGGTAACGCCCTCGAAACGCAGATCCTCAAACTCCTCTCTGCTGACACGTATTCGTGGGACGAACTGCTCGAGGCGGTCTCCAACGACATCGAGTCGCGACTGGACGAGACGCTCGAGGAACTGCAATCGAACAATCGGATTCGATACAGCGGACGCCACGGGGGGTACACGACCGTCGACGGTGGTGGCGATGGCGACTGAACCCACCGGCGACGCGCCGGCAGATGTGACGGAACCGATCGCGTACTTCCTCGACGACCAGCGCTATCACGGCAAGAGCGAACGGACGCTCGAGGCCTACGAGCGGGTGCTTCGCCGGTTCGAGACGTTTCTCTCCGATCGCTTCGACGTCGAAGCGGTCGGGAACGCCCAGCGTCGGGAGTGTATGGCCTGGATTCACTCGCTACGCGACGAGTTCGAAGACAGCACAATCGCGTCGTATGCGTCCTATCTCAATCGATTCTACGACTACATGGTCCGCGTCGGTGTCTTCGACGACAATCCGATGGCGCTCGTCATAGAGGAGATGCCCGAATCGATCGATACGAACCCGACGAGACGCGATATCTCGGTGGGCGAAATGCAGTCGTTCGTCGGAACGATCGCTCATCCCCTCGAGCGGGCCGTCATCGTCACCCTCCTCAAGACGGGGATGCGTGTCGGCGAGTGCTGTAATCTCGATCTACGGGACCTACACCTCGAGCTGCCGGAACTCGACCTCGCATGGGAGCCCCGCGTCGGCCTCGAACGGCGACCCTCGTCGGTGTTCGTCTCGTCCGAGCCGGCCCGCGGAACGGCCGTCAACGGCGAGGAACGGACGGCCTCGAACAAGCGAAAGCGGGAGACGGTCGTCCCCGTGGACGACGAGCTTCGAGCGGCGTTACTCGAGTGGCTGGCCATCCGCCCCGACGCGATCTCGTCGGCACGGCCGCTCTTCATCGATACCGGGTCGTCCTGGGGCGAACGGCTAACACCGTCGGACGTCCGCTATATCGTCGAGAAACACGCTCGTGAGTACGGCTGGTACCGGACCGGCGGCGGCACAGGAGAGAACGTCACGCCACACTACTTTCGGCACTTCTTCACCACGCATCTGCGGGATCGCACCGGTGATCGGGGAATCGTCCAGTACCTCCGCGGCGACGTCGCCGGCGACGTGATTGATACCTACACCCACAACTGGGGCGACCGCGTCCGTGAGACCTACCTCGAGTCGATTTACTCCGTCACCCGGTGACCGGGCACTGGCAGTCCGACCGACCCTTCGACCGTCTCGTCGAGTTTCAGGTCGGCGTCTGTTCGGATCTCAGCTCATTTCGGCGTTGAACCGTTCGAAATTGTCGTCTGACGCCGGTTTTGTTTCACGAAAAACGTCTCGTGCCAAGTTTTTACTATAACCATACTAAACCCTCCTGTTGTATTTCGCCCCCATAAATCACATACTGCTATACCAATATCGCCCCCTCCAGGGGGCCTCGGATAGTCGTCTCTCCGTTATATTCCCCTGGAAGGACTGATTTCGTCGAGAGGGGGCTCTCGCAACCGCCGAACGGGTGCTCCCAGCGATACACGCTCCCGAAACGTTATTAGCCGTTGTGTTGGCGTTTGCCTGTGGTGTCATATGGTAGACGCTAACATCCACGTGCTCGATCGCGGCAGTCTCGACGTCGACATGAACTACATGATGGAGGGCCACGTGCTCGGCACGCACGACAAGCCGAATCCCGACATCGACTACGGCGAGATCCCGGTCTGGAGCCTCGTCATCGATCACCCCGAGGGGACGATCCTCTGGGACACCGGCTCCCATCACGACGCGCTCGAGGGGCACTGGCCCGAAGGGTTGTTACAGGCGTTTTATCCCTACGACGCCCACGAGCATCGCCTCGACGACGACCTGAACGAGGCCGGGTTCGGAATCGACGACATCGATTACGTTTTCCAGACCCACCTGCATCTCGACCACGCCGGCGGACTGGAGTTCTTCGACGGGACGGACATCCCGGTCTTTGTCCACGAGAAGGAACTCAAGTACGCCTACTACAGCGCCAAGACCGACGAGGGCAGCGGCGCGTACATCCTCGAGGACTTCGATCACGACCTGAACTGGCACGTGCTACATCAGGACCGCGAGCGACACTTCGAGGATCTGGCGTTCGTCCGCTTCCCGGGGCACACCCCCGGACTCACCGGGACGACGATCCACCTCGACGGCGAGGGGACGATCGTGTTCACCGGCGACCAGGTCTACATGGCCGACAACTTCGAGGCAGAGATCCCGCTCGGAGCGAACCTCCTCTGGGGGAAGACCGAGTGGTTCGACAGCCTCCGTCGGATCCAGGAACTCGAGCGGCGTCACGACGCAGAGATCGTTTACGGACACGATCCCGAACAGTTCGAGGCCATGCAGCCGGGGTGGGGGCTGTGAGCTACGACCGGTCGGTCTCCGCCAGCCCGCACGAACTCACGCCGGAGACCGTCTGGCACGTCCAGATGCCACAGATTCGCGTCGGCCGCGGCGCGGTCAGGGAACTCGGATTCCAGCTCGCGGACCTGGGCGTCGACGGGGACGCGCGCGGACTGATCGTGACCGACGAAACCCTCGCCGAGATCGGCCACGCGGGGCGAGTCGCCGACCACGTCGAGGACGGGGGGTTCGACGTCGATATCTACGACGACTCGGAACGCGAACCCTCGATCGAAGCCGTCGAGGACTGCATCTCGTTCGTCCGCGAGGAGATGGGCGAAGACGGCTACGACTTCTACGTTGGGCTCGGTGGCGGAAGCTGTCTCGACACCGCGAAGACGACGCGCGCGGTCGTCGCTAACGGCGGCGAGATCCTCGATTACGTGGCCGAGCCGACCGGCTCCGGCGAGGACTTGACGGATTCGGGCCCGCCTCTCGTCTTACTCCCGACGACGGCGGGGACAGGGTCGGAAATCTCGCCGGTCGCGATCCTCTCCGTCGCCGAGAAAGACATCAAAGAAGGAATATCGAGCAACAACGTGCGGGCCGACGCGGCGGTGCTCGATCCGACGCTGACCACGTCGCTTCCACCGGACCTCACCGCGAAGACGGCGATGGACGCGCTCGGTCACGCCATCGAGGGGTACACGACTCATCGATACGACGAGCTACTTCGTCCCGAGGAGCCCGCGAATCGCCCGGTGTATGCCGGCCGAACCGGGTTCACCGAACTGTTCAGCGAGAAGGCGATCGACCTCCTCTCGAGCAACGTGCGACGGGCGGTCAACAACGGCGACGACCTCGAGGCTCGCGAGGCGATGTTGAAGGGCGCGCTGTACGGTGCGATCGCCGGGTTGACGGCCGGCGCGAGCCTCTGCCACGCGATGGCGTATCCGGTGGGGAACAAGTACCACACGTACCACGGGGAGACCATCGCCGCCCTCACGCCGGCGAGTACGCTCGGATACAACGTCGCAAGCGATCCCGACCGCTTCGCGGCCATCGCGGAGATGCTCGGCGCGAATACGGACGGGTTGGGCACCCGCGCGGCCGCCGATCGCGCCCGCGAGGAGTTCGTCGCCCTCCAGCGGGATCTGACCGTCCTGCCGAGCGGCCTCCACGAACTCGCCGGCGTCACCGAAGACGAGATCGACTGGCTGGCCGAGCAGACGGTCGACACCCAGCAACGGCTGCTTCGGTGTAACCCGCGTCCGGTGGCGAAAGACGACGTCGCGGAAATCTTCCGCGA is a window encoding:
- a CDS encoding tyrosine-type recombinase/integrase — protein: MATEPTGDAPADVTEPIAYFLDDQRYHGKSERTLEAYERVLRRFETFLSDRFDVEAVGNAQRRECMAWIHSLRDEFEDSTIASYASYLNRFYDYMVRVGVFDDNPMALVIEEMPESIDTNPTRRDISVGEMQSFVGTIAHPLERAVIVTLLKTGMRVGECCNLDLRDLHLELPELDLAWEPRVGLERRPSSVFVSSEPARGTAVNGEERTASNKRKRETVVPVDDELRAALLEWLAIRPDAISSARPLFIDTGSSWGERLTPSDVRYIVEKHAREYGWYRTGGGTGENVTPHYFRHFFTTHLRDRTGDRGIVQYLRGDVAGDVIDTYTHNWGDRVRETYLESIYSVTR
- a CDS encoding N-acyl homoserine lactonase family protein codes for the protein MVDANIHVLDRGSLDVDMNYMMEGHVLGTHDKPNPDIDYGEIPVWSLVIDHPEGTILWDTGSHHDALEGHWPEGLLQAFYPYDAHEHRLDDDLNEAGFGIDDIDYVFQTHLHLDHAGGLEFFDGTDIPVFVHEKELKYAYYSAKTDEGSGAYILEDFDHDLNWHVLHQDRERHFEDLAFVRFPGHTPGLTGTTIHLDGEGTIVFTGDQVYMADNFEAEIPLGANLLWGKTEWFDSLRRIQELERRHDAEIVYGHDPEQFEAMQPGWGL
- a CDS encoding DUF5805 domain-containing protein, whose product is MSDSGDTSRKSVKTYVPAYQKSEWQSHADDLDMSQSEFVRTMVQAGRKGFETGSAEPDSPDPDPGGNALETQILKLLSADTYSWDELLEAVSNDIESRLDETLEELQSNNRIRYSGRHGGYTTVDGGGDGD
- a CDS encoding hydroxyacid-oxoacid transhydrogenase, translated to MSYDRSVSASPHELTPETVWHVQMPQIRVGRGAVRELGFQLADLGVDGDARGLIVTDETLAEIGHAGRVADHVEDGGFDVDIYDDSEREPSIEAVEDCISFVREEMGEDGYDFYVGLGGGSCLDTAKTTRAVVANGGEILDYVAEPTGSGEDLTDSGPPLVLLPTTAGTGSEISPVAILSVAEKDIKEGISSNNVRADAAVLDPTLTTSLPPDLTAKTAMDALGHAIEGYTTHRYDELLRPEEPANRPVYAGRTGFTELFSEKAIDLLSSNVRRAVNNGDDLEAREAMLKGALYGAIAGLTAGASLCHAMAYPVGNKYHTYHGETIAALTPASTLGYNVASDPDRFAAIAEMLGANTDGLGTRAAADRAREEFVALQRDLTVLPSGLHELAGVTEDEIDWLAEQTVDTQQRLLRCNPRPVAKDDVAEIFRDSLHNWE